In Flavobacteriales bacterium TMED191, the sequence TCTAGTAATAAGTATCGATGGCAATGAAATTTGCACATCCTTAGCAGGAGATTTTAATGCATATAATTTATTAGCCGTTTTCTCTGTTGCAATGGAATTAGGAGAAAATAAATCTCAAGTATTACGTCTCTTAAGTACTCTTTTACCTGTGCCGGGACGATTTAATACAATTAATTCGGAATATGGCATTTTTGGTATAATAGATTATGCGCATACTCCTGAAGCTTTAAGTCAAGTTATATCTTCAATATCTAATTTCGGTAATACGAAACAAAATTTAATTATTGTAATAGGTTGTGGTGGTAATCGTGATAGAGGGAAACGACCTGAAATGGCCAAAATTGCATCAGAACATAGTAAGCTTATTATTTTAACCTCTGATAATCCAAGATTTGAGAAACCTAAAAGTATTATTGCAGATATGCTTGATGGTATTAAAGATGATAATCAAAATAAAGTAAAAACTATTATTGATAGAGAGGAGGCAATTAAGTTTGCTGTCAAATCATCTGTTAAAGGATCAATCATTTTAGTTGCGGGTAAAGGTCATGAAAAGTACCAAGATATAAATGGCCAAAAGCTTCCTTTTGATGATTATCTAGTTCTTAAAAAATTTTTAAAAAAATAACTTATGCTACATTACCTATTTGATTATTTATACAACTCAGGAATTGATATAACAATGTATAATTTATTTAATTATATATCTGTACGTTCAGCACTTGCAATAATTATCTCGCTTTTTACAACTGTATATTTCGGTAAGTCTGTAATTAAAATTTTAACAAATAAATTAGTAAAGGACAATATTAGAGATTTAGGTCTAAATGGTCAATTAGAAAAAACCGGTACTCCAACGATGGGGGGCATTATTATTTTAATCGCCATTCTAGTTCCTACATTCTTACTATGCCGTCTGAATAATATATATGTTATTATTATGATAATTACCACATTATGGATGGGTATAATAGGTTTTTGGGATGATTATATTAAAGTTTTTAAAAACAACAAACAGGGATTAGCTGGTAAATTTAAAATTATCGGACAGGTTATGTTAGGATTTTTTGTGGCTATCATTATGTATAGTCATCCAGATATTGTAATTAAAGAAAATATAAGTATTGAGTCCGAAATAAATTCAATTCAATCAGAACGGATTGCCGATGATAATTTATTTTTTAGTGAAAATAAGAAATCATTAAAAACTACCATACCATTTTTAAAAGATAATCAGTTAGACTACAGCAATTTATTTTTCAATAATGAAAATGCTATAATTACTTTTTTACTTTTTGCTTTCGTTATCATATTTATAATTACAGCGGTATCAAACTCAGCTAATTTAACTGACGGTATTGATGGTTTAGCCACTGGTTGCTCTGCGATTATTGGAGCTACTCTTGGTATATTTTGTTATGTTTCTGGCAATATGGTTTTTGCAAACTATCTAGATATTATGTATATCCCTAGTATATCTGAACTGGTGGTATTTATGTCATCTTTCGTAGGTGCATGTGTGGGGTTTTTATGGTACAATTCTTATCCAGCTCAAGTTTTTATGGGTGATATAGGTAGTTTGTCTTTGGGTGCAATTATAGGTGTATTCTCCGTGTTAATAAGAAAAGAGTTGTTAATCCCAATTTTTTGCGGTGTATTTTTTGTTGAAAGTCTTTCGGTTATTCTCCAAGTAACATATTTTAAATACACAAAGAAAAAGTATGGAAAAGGTATAAGGATTTTTCTTATGTCTCCTCTTCATCATCACTTTCAAAAGCTAGGAATTCATGAGAGCAAAATCGTAACTAGATTTTGGATTGTTTGTGTTTTTATCTGCTTACTCGCTTTTGTTACTTTAAAAATAAGATAAATGAGAAAAGTAAAAGTAATTATTATTGGTGGAGGAATAAGTGGATGTGGAGCTGCTAAATTAGCAGTTAAACAGGGTTACCGTACACTGCTTTTAAATAATGTATGCTTAGATAACAATTTAAAACGTTCACTTATTGATTTAGGTGTTTTTATTCATGAGGGAGAGCATGATGTATCGTTATTAAATGATGCAGAATTTATTATAAAAAGTCCAGGTGTAACAAAAGATGTTCCATTTTTAATTGAAGCAAAAAAACAAAGCATTCAAATTATTTCAGAAATAGAATTTGCTTTTAATTTCACAAGCTCTCACATAATTGCAATAACAGGCACAAATGGTAAAACTACTACCTCTAATTTATTATGGCATATTTTAAAATCGGCAGGATTTAATGTTTGTTTAGCAGGTAATATAGGCAAAAGTTTTTCGGAATGTATTCTAGAGAATGAATACACTCATTATGTTCTTGAAATAAGTAGTTTTCAATTAGATAATGTAAGAAAATTTAAGCCTGACATATCAATTGTCTTAAATATTGACAATGATCATCTAGACAGATATGACAATGATATTAATAATTACGTTCAATCAAAGTTAAAGATTCAGATGAATCAAACTGAGAAAGAAAAATTTATCTATTTCTCAGAAGATTCTAATATCTCCCCCTATTTATCAACTATAAAAGCAGAAAAGTATTCATTTGGAAAAACTAACATTTTACCGCTTCAAAAAGGCGCATGGATTCATGATAATACAATAATAATAAACACAATTAAAAATAATTTTACTATGACAATACACAACTTAGCCCTTCAGGGAACTCACAATATT encodes:
- a CDS encoding phospho-N-acetylmuramoyl-pentapeptide-transferase — protein: MLHYLFDYLYNSGIDITMYNLFNYISVRSALAIIISLFTTVYFGKSVIKILTNKLVKDNIRDLGLNGQLEKTGTPTMGGIIILIAILVPTFLLCRLNNIYVIIMIITTLWMGIIGFWDDYIKVFKNNKQGLAGKFKIIGQVMLGFFVAIIMYSHPDIVIKENISIESEINSIQSERIADDNLFFSENKKSLKTTIPFLKDNQLDYSNLFFNNENAIITFLLFAFVIIFIITAVSNSANLTDGIDGLATGCSAIIGATLGIFCYVSGNMVFANYLDIMYIPSISELVVFMSSFVGACVGFLWYNSYPAQVFMGDIGSLSLGAIIGVFSVLIRKELLIPIFCGVFFVESLSVILQVTYFKYTKKKYGKGIRIFLMSPLHHHFQKLGIHESKIVTRFWIVCVFICLLAFVTLKIR
- the murD gene encoding UDP-N-acetylmuramoyl-L-alanine--D-glutamate ligase, encoding MRKVKVIIIGGGISGCGAAKLAVKQGYRTLLLNNVCLDNNLKRSLIDLGVFIHEGEHDVSLLNDAEFIIKSPGVTKDVPFLIEAKKQSIQIISEIEFAFNFTSSHIIAITGTNGKTTTSNLLWHILKSAGFNVCLAGNIGKSFSECILENEYTHYVLEISSFQLDNVRKFKPDISIVLNIDNDHLDRYDNDINNYVQSKLKIQMNQTEKEKFIYFSEDSNISPYLSTIKAEKYSFGKTNILPLQKGAWIHDNTIIINTIKNNFTMTIHNLALQGTHNIYNSMAASIAASTLGIKNEIIKKSLTDFKGVEHRLEFVGKVSGVKYINDSKATNCNAVYYALDSISSPIIWICGGVDKGNNYAVLKDLVANKVKSIICLGKNNKKIQSNFKSVVSNILVVNSMEEAVSCSHSNADVGDTVLLSPACASFDLFKNYEERGQMFKSCVSKI